ataaacaatgggACAACTTCGTGTATAAAATGAGAATTCTGCTGTTCTATACATTTCGGTCTTGACAAAATAACTGGAAATAAGAGGcgttctcattttaaaagtcatgcgctgtcaggctacatgaaagaaaaactacgTCACCGCGGTTGGAACATAGACTGTGGAACCAGTGGTGCTGCGATCTCTGTTTACTGCTAAAACctgttaaagcagcagacaggagaccagCACACGGTGTATACGTTATTGAACAAGAAAATCACCAAGCCGTGTGATAACAGAATGCCGAAGTGTTGCAGTATAACATTAATATATTGATACAGTATTGGCAGGTTTAGATCACATTGTAGCTACACTGTCttattaaataacacaaacgtaAAATTTTGACCAAAACAGCCCAGCAGTATTTAAGgtattggatttgaaatgcagcaatttagcaaaattcacaggacattcatgttcaaaccagcagcagaactttgttATGTCATACTACTCTAAACTGACGTCATTGAGAAAAGACACCAATTTCTTTCAATATATCACATATACTGGGGCATTAGCTCAGGTAACTGAACAGGAGCTCTATAAACAGGAAGATAAACCTgacgcagtggcccgggttcAACTCCAGCTTACGGCTTTTTGCTGTAGGTTTTCTCCCTACTTTTCCATCCGTCTCTCTACTTACCTGTCAAttaaagctaataaaaagggaaaaaaaacatttattcacagctattggtagtcataagtatatataagtgtaaaggtgttcagtgaagaggcagtttttagtctgagggaatctgcagatggaacttaTGGTAGAACAATTCAGCAAGATGatcttatttggtctgtttttattcatccttattttattgtttcacgtCTTGAGTTGTGAGATCTTGTTTCTACAGCAGCTAGCTATATAGTTCAAGGGTGGGCTCGTtaaggttttgtagaataaatatccTCGTCTCTATTAGTGTTCCAggtctttagaaataaaaaaaaatacctttaattttgtgttctataAAGTcaatgcatttaatttacaatgcattgattctatGGAATACAATGTTCATTAACTTGCAATCCcccagtaaaaaaataaatcctgaataacTTTGGGGGCGGGGGGGATAGATGAAGCATATCGACGTTCTGAAGGCTGGAATGTGAAATCTCTGATTAGAAtgtggtcagatggtttatatgatgtcattgttttacttaaaatctgtttaaaaggaGAACAACTCAGGTCAAACTGGTTTATCGcagtaagctttgaaaacggtattagaacttctcttgctgtttctgtctgactgAGGCcacactgttgccaactcctcagtaaggaaagtcgctgttggctgtcctaaaagtcgctagatgacgtcatcgcctaatttgcatatttcccagtttgcatgtacttgtaatcaacgttgtaggagagaggaataacgttgtggatgAGACCAAAgagtgaatataaaacacccagaatatgtttttgtactagaggctaaatgctgtggtttattttagcatgacagtgaagaaacattttcgtttatatggctccgtaagtctggatgggatctatagtgactgcgcatgcgcgattcatctgtcgtctggccgcggagtgatgtgggtctccccctcccctcactcgGACTGCTGCGGgattactggactgacagcctgtgctctgggagggggagaagctcacagcagcacctgctgcttgttgaaaacagtaactgcagaatgagccgagttttcctatcagtccccaaaacggcagaaaaagtcgccagatttgtcgctagtcgcttttgacaaaaaaagtcgctaggagctttgaaaagtcgctagatttagcgagaaagtcgctaagttggcaacactgtgaggccacagactgtcaccagttaatctgatgTAGATCGTCACACTCTACCacagtgaagcgatatttccactccgttaggtggaagtcctcattaaaccgaatattttactggtagactgaCCAGCCATGAGTCCAAACAGAGTAATAACGACAacgttaaagctgacaacaagaacatttcggaaAAGTTTAttgacatctgtgtgttttgaacaggcatcggtacagtcacctatACTATGTGTTGCCGTTGTAACAGCTGcctcgctcactgaatatcaccagttgatcggaagaccagttaatcttgaacaccgaattgggagtcaaattcggcccgggactttttggaccagaccagcccacctgtgCAATTGACTTGAatccccctcccccccccaGCATCTCTTTCCCTGATCTGCACTCTATCATCTCCCAGAGTCTTTCcctgttcttctcctccttGTATAGTTAAATTAAGCAAATAGTAAAGCATATAGATAATTagaaaaatgtaatgaagatgtcctgtttagaatgaagtccactgatatctgttaagtgtgcttctggaaagtATTTAATGTGGGGAGAACACATAACTtccatgacatatatgtaaaattatattgtgaatggAACGTTTTTCTTTGTCAGCTTTACAGGTGCTGTTTTGCGTGCCactattctctgtttgttttcttagcTGGTTCTTCCTGACCTTGCACTCTGccctctccttccccttttttgtctctccctctgtggactgacaatcatacacaaataaATTGCATTCAACTAGATGGAAAATTACATACATATGAACAAATACCAATAAGAatatgaataaacaaataaacagcctctctctctctttgtactgTCAACCTAAAcgaaaaataaccaaacaatgcGTTTTATATCTTATAAGAGAAATAAACATTGATACATTGATCCAACATACATTACTCTTGATAGATAGACCATTTGatcttacactcttacctgaacctgtctctttttttcgaaaaaacaatcttatgtccatgatgaggctgtctgtctgtctacacacacacacatatgtctggttcttatatccccgtggggacttaccattgactcccattcatacctaacccctaacccttaccctaaccaacaccaaaacaatgcctaaccctagagaaacttttttgcacttttacttttttcagtaacgacaacatggccaagaaaacactgtttcccctcatggggacctcatttttggtccccaccgtgatgcgagtccccaccgagatagcgtggagtcaggtcaaagtccccaccaagtccccaccggtatagataaacacgtacacacatcacacacctacacacacacacacacaataggagttATAATGTTAATGGTCAGTAGTACCTTGGCTTTAATATGAACACATGCACACTGACACAAGagcttctctcagtccagttcaaacagacactgaccacctgtaatgtttgctagctagaaaaaaacatcagctaACTCCAacctaacaacataaacagtaacctatgattaaatgcaacaaaaatgaggacttgtaatgacaataatgtgttggtattgAGTGGTCGAAGTTAAGAATTGTGCCACATACCCTGGTTTAAACCAGATACTTACACTACTATGGCACATTACCTTCTGTGGGAGGCAGCGCTTAGCTTTGTGCAAGTAGAGTTGGGAAAGTTGGGtggatcaaaccatttttgaggcaagataggagtgtgtgtgtgtgtgtgtgtgtgtgtgtgggggggggggggggggggggggctgtaCCAAGTTCTGTAtggtttttacacttttctggtttATTATGGAAGGGTCCCTATTGCTGTTATtatggcttgaagaagtcaacTGTTAGCTGTTCTAtatgaaatgtgaaataataACATGTGAAATGACTGTATTCACTCATGAATCCTGTCTCTTTATTTGCTGCAGGAAGACAACATGCCCCAGTACATCACCGACCTCGAAGTGTCTCTGAATGAGAATGATGAGAGTCACCTCCGTGCTCAAGGTTTCAGCAAAATTGATGTAGATCTGAACAAAGGGGCAAAAGGAAACTACATCTACCTCTGGTACAAGACAGGTAGCTGTGGAGCCATCACCAGGATCCAGTTTTCCTTCAATGAGGCCATGAGTGAGGGCCTGAACAGGGCAGGGTACCAGAAGATCAACAAAGACCTCAATGCTGGAGCAGGAGGGGACTACATCTATCTGTGGTTCTTCAAAGGTTCCTCAGAGTACCATGTTCCCATCGTGAACCTGGATGTCTCTATTACCGATGAAGCCCAGAAGTTTAAGTTCAACTGGGAGAGATTGGCCTGTGATCTGAACCGGGGGGCTGGAGGATGTTGGATCTACCTGTGGGTGAAGCGAGAGAATCCCACCTACATCTGTGACCTTACTGCCACCTCCAACTTCCAGGGAGACGACGACTACTTAAAACAGGGCTACATCCGAGTGGACGAAGACACcaacagaggagcaggaggggCCTACGTCTTCATCTGGTACCGTGAGACCACTAAGTATGAAGGGGCCATCAAAAGCCTGCAGGTCTCCACCGATGACGCCGAGTACCAGCGCTTCCAGAGCCAGCAGTATAAACCAGTGAACATGAATCTGAACCAGGGGACCAAAGGAACCCCGGTGTTCCTGTGGTACAAGAAAGATGACTGCAGCAGCGGCCCCATCAAGGACATCACTCTGATCACCAGACGTGATGTCTCTCCCTTTGAGGCTGTTGGTGTCGAGGTCATCGACAAAAACTTCAACGCAGGAGTCGAAGGTGCAGCTGAGCTGTTACTGTGTTTCTACCACTGATGTCACCATGGCGACAGAGCTGAGCATGGTCactgagcagaaacaaacaatctaaaatatttctgttGAATCTCTTTAAGTTTTTCTCCTGTGATGAAACCATGAAATGTGTTAAATCACTGTGATCTCAGAAGTTTTATTCATCAAACATGTAGAATCAGTCAACCTGTGTGTTCTTCATTGATTCGGTTTCTCTTCATTCTGACTTTCTCTGATTCAATAAAGTCTCATCTGCATCTCAAATATCTTTGTCTGCTTATTCAAGCTGTTGAATCAGATCAGATGAACCTCAATAAACTGTATCCAGCTTTAGTCTGTTCTGGGCCCAAATATCCCCCAAGGTTGAACCGAGTGTGGGCTGGTTGATGCCAACCGCTCCACTTTATACCCCCTTGTGCTTTTCCACACATAAACCTGTATTTAAATATCCAACATgagtttaaaaataacaacaagctACTGCAACATGACAGACTAACATcaaattaacattaaaatagtttttcaaATTTCACAAGCTGGGCAACACTTTTTATCATCAATAATATTTATGATCCATTTTGCCTATTTAATACCAGAAACCTTGAAGAGAATGTCCATATATATCTTCTACAAACTAAAAATGATGTCTTCAGATGTCTTATTTAGTGAAGCGTTGCAACAATTATTGGATTATTATTAAATCAATACTAACCATTGATCAGTTTGAATATGCTTAAATAAAAACTCTAAATTCTGTGAAtaatttctggtttctttcttctattAAAGAAAGATGGGGAGCAGTAAAACTGACAGTACTCTGAGTATTATGTACCctgtgtactgtgtgtactgTTGTGCAATTAAAGAAGCTGGAATCTGCTCGCtggatcttttatttttttcctacagatcagtgacatcatcaccttTAGGTCAAAGTCAATCGATCAAATAAAACcaattaaaatgtgaattaaatatCAATAAATCGTCCATGAAATATCTTTGAATCAACATAATGTTTCTTTCGACATACAAGAGActtgttttctgaaatgatcGTTTTGTCAATATACATTCTAGTTTTGTAGCTATTAAGTCAGCAGGCCCttgtattgattattgatcaggTATCTGACACAGTCAGTAAATAAACTGCAGATTCTTTATGACAACAAACGACTGAaacctggggcctgtttcacaaagcaggtttattgaaaactctgagtttgttaaccctgaaatgagggaaactcagagttttccatttcactaAGCGAgataacttaaccctgagacagaggggtaactccagcctgtttcacaaagaggggtaacttcaactctcggtcagttaccgcagtaacagactctatgactctaacctgctcgccagcaggtttatctgagaaaacctcgagtttctctccgtctctgccctctttcagccacacacgctgtttcatttcctcattcattcagtcagtaagcgagcgagttttggcgtagaacagcttttattaacgatccagtggataaaggagcagcattactgcacagataattaaatattcgtcggtagattgttatcagaccgagcataaatgttctcgcatttacggacaattatctgtttgagcggtaccatttcgtaatcgttttaagtccataatctacataaacaacctaatccgtccttacctttacattaccaaccgcagtcatgctctcacatccagcagatattgtgtgttgcgctgtggttctttgcaaatggaagtttttatataatgtcggagatgcagagtaaggcaactgtatggaggacattcagaaaagttttcctggccctgaaacgacttttaccgtcattgtggttttccctggacataaacctgtcagagcatcaaggaggagttccacaggattgcaggtgaatgatgtagagatctgttaaatgaattttaaatcatattctgttaatgacattgtgctgcagcctcagactgggattagtcattttaatttcttttaggatttcccagtgtgattggctgcatagatgcacacacatccccatcacagctccctcacatcatgaataggaagtccagtcacagcataaatgtgcaggtaggctacaggtagactgactactgtttctaaatgtcaaagactgcatcatagttcaacatctgtcattctctgctctgtccagatcatatgtgatgctgcatacatcatttctaatgtggaggccatgtggtctgggtctgttcatgactccaggatttatggagagtccaacctgagcaacagactgcagcgtggtcagcagcctaaagattttcacaatagaattctcttgtctctctcctttaatatactctgatgtatccactatacattacaggagagtttgatggtcttctgctgggtgacaggggttaccatgccaacccaggctgatgacctcataccctgaccctgaatcaggcccccaacagaacttcaatcggactcactgcaggaccagagcctgggtggagatgaccataggcctgctgaaagcccgtttccagagccttcCCGCGGGGAAggctgattacctgagtggaggcaggtGTGAGCCCGCACTCCACTCAGGTGTTGCACTGGGGAAGGAAGCAGAGGCAggggagcagatgggagacagaggagacagcggaacagagaggcagagagacagagggtgAGAGGGGAGCATGATagggagaggagcaggagagggagagaggagcatgagagagagaggaagagagaaaacagatgGGAAAAAGGGGCATTTAGGATGCCAGGTGGGAAGgacaggggtgaggagggagccctgacaaaTTCTTTTGTCTTAGGCATTATATGAGAGTTGTCAACTtttgagttgtgctacggcttgaatatCAGCAGGacaccactctaggcctttgcatgtacAGTGCtgtttatgacatgaaatgacctcTTATATAtcctgggaatacaatgaagcttaaACATGTCAAACAAGACGTAATGTATCAtgaaatcagctgcattttttgtcctgttcattgtattcttcaggtaatatacctttagttgtaccaggtattaaaatgaacaagaaattgaagaaaacaagggtagTCCAatcatttttccatgactgtacaCACACAACTGAGTTATAACACTCAATGCCTGTTTCTCAAAGTAGGTCTTTTGTGACTAGAGAATGAAATCAAAAATTTCTATTGATCTGATTTTGTTATGATTCAGAGACTACATACCAATGATCACCCAACCCACATCCCATACAGGCTGTAAACCATTGTTTTATTCAACTGCTCATCTAGTTGTAGATGTTCAAAATTAAATTGCGCCTCACCCTGGTCAAAAATGATAGAGAAGCTTTATTGAAGGTTATAATGATCCATGATACCTTTCTGTACCTACacaaatatttttggtgcctgaacCTAACCAAAAAGTGATTGAAAAACTAAACTTCTAAGTAAAAGTAACTGT
This is a stretch of genomic DNA from Acanthochromis polyacanthus isolate Apoly-LR-REF ecotype Palm Island chromosome 1, KAUST_Apoly_ChrSc, whole genome shotgun sequence. It encodes these proteins:
- the LOC127535962 gene encoding uncharacterized protein LOC127535962, which encodes MPQYITDLEVSLNENDESHLRAQGFSKIDVDLNKGAKGNYIYLWYKTGSCGAITRIQFSFNEAMSEGLNRAGYQKINKDLNAGAGGDYIYLWFFKGSSEYHVPIVNLDVSITDEAQKFKFNWERLACDLNRGAGGCWIYLWVKRENPTYICDLTATSNFQGDDDYLKQGYIRVDEDTNRGAGGAYVFIWYRETTKYEGAIKSLQVSTDDAEYQRFQSQQYKPVNMNLNQGTKGTPVFLWYKKDDCSSGPIKDITLITRRDVSPFEAVGVEVIDKNFNAGVEGAAELLLCFYH